The Sebaldella sp. S0638 genome contains a region encoding:
- a CDS encoding VOC family protein: MIKSALPYLTFDGNCDEALSFYEEIFEAKVVEKALASEYNIETKNGEEMILNAILLLGENKILVGDKAEQYDGLGTRMENGGQISIWLEIETEDNLNNICKKLREKNCEFLIDLHETFWNSKYVKIEDNFGIIWELNYQKN; the protein is encoded by the coding sequence ATGATAAAATCAGCACTTCCGTATTTAACATTTGACGGAAATTGTGATGAAGCATTAAGTTTTTATGAAGAAATATTTGAGGCTAAGGTTGTAGAAAAAGCTTTAGCAAGTGAATATAATATTGAAACAAAAAATGGGGAAGAGATGATATTAAATGCGATTCTTTTATTAGGAGAAAATAAAATACTTGTAGGAGATAAAGCAGAGCAATATGATGGACTAGGAACAAGAATGGAGAATGGTGGTCAAATTTCGATTTGGTTAGAGATAGAAACAGAAGACAATTTAAATAATATCTGTAAAAAACTAAGAGAAAAAAATTGTGAATTTCTAATAGATTTACATGAAACTTTCTGGAATTCAAAATATGTAAAAATAGAAGATAATTTCGGAATAATATGGGAATTAAATTATCAAAAAAATTAA